One window from the genome of Gimesia aquarii encodes:
- a CDS encoding FAD-dependent oxidoreductase: protein MTNKKMDRRDFGKYFAGGTAAFVTGTTASSAKEPILDGITRPSNTMIIDGGGQSVWNSTAQHVRTSGWISPDGKVFHEAARNIPIVEEDDVIVCGGGPAGVAAALASARSGAKTRLLEVNGCVGGVWTAGALTLIIDAQNKPGVMREILQKLEERGASNPLQNGSVAYDTEKTKLLLEDLLLEAGVKIQLHTRVVGAVTDINNRLSVIVTESKSGRQVWRAKSFIDCSGDGDLAAQAGCGYEFGQPGTGLTQPMSLMVLLTGVTTDGIAPFIRGDAEPRKLGNPKKNLLAEFQRAGVDPSYGGPTIFRVREGLYAMMANHEYGTLAIDAAHVTDATLQARREVHKLINSLKKLGSPWTNLEIVATAEHIGTREGRRIRGRYHVTSDDLKKGARFEDGICRVSFGIDVHSTNPDKTKAIEKKPFKSRPYDIPLRALIARDVTGLMMAGRCISGDFIAHSSYRVTGNAVAMGEAAGVASALAATTQKLPHEVPFSTVAKQLKQIRSADTRQVKS from the coding sequence ATGACTAACAAGAAAATGGACCGTCGAGATTTCGGGAAATACTTTGCTGGTGGCACAGCGGCTTTTGTTACAGGAACCACTGCATCCTCTGCTAAAGAGCCTATTCTGGATGGTATTACGCGACCATCGAATACGATGATTATTGATGGAGGAGGACAATCCGTATGGAATTCTACGGCACAACATGTTCGGACCAGTGGTTGGATTTCTCCCGATGGAAAAGTTTTTCATGAGGCGGCTCGGAATATTCCCATTGTTGAAGAGGACGATGTGATTGTATGTGGAGGTGGCCCGGCCGGAGTCGCGGCTGCCTTGGCATCTGCCAGGAGCGGTGCCAAAACCAGGTTGCTCGAAGTAAATGGTTGTGTCGGTGGAGTCTGGACTGCGGGAGCTCTGACATTAATTATAGATGCCCAAAACAAACCGGGTGTGATGCGTGAAATTTTACAAAAACTGGAAGAGAGAGGTGCCAGTAATCCATTGCAGAATGGATCGGTGGCTTACGATACTGAGAAAACAAAATTGCTGTTGGAAGATCTGTTATTAGAGGCAGGCGTCAAAATTCAGTTGCATACCCGAGTTGTGGGTGCTGTGACGGATATAAATAATCGACTTTCAGTGATTGTGACAGAATCCAAATCCGGCAGGCAGGTGTGGAGAGCGAAGTCATTTATTGATTGTTCGGGGGATGGCGATTTAGCGGCACAGGCAGGCTGTGGCTATGAATTTGGTCAACCGGGAACAGGACTTACTCAACCGATGAGTCTAATGGTATTACTGACAGGGGTGACCACTGATGGAATCGCCCCATTCATTCGAGGAGATGCAGAACCTCGCAAATTGGGAAATCCGAAGAAAAATCTTCTGGCAGAATTTCAGCGCGCAGGTGTCGATCCTTCCTATGGTGGTCCGACGATTTTTCGTGTACGTGAAGGGCTATATGCCATGATGGCGAATCATGAATATGGAACACTAGCGATTGATGCAGCGCATGTGACCGATGCCACCTTGCAAGCACGTCGTGAAGTCCATAAGTTGATCAATAGTTTGAAAAAGTTAGGCAGTCCCTGGACAAACTTAGAGATCGTTGCCACCGCAGAACACATTGGTACGCGCGAAGGTCGGCGGATCAGAGGAAGATATCATGTTACAAGTGATGATTTAAAGAAGGGCGCCCGCTTTGAGGATGGGATTTGCCGTGTGAGTTTTGGAATTGATGTCCATTCTACTAATCCCGATAAGACTAAGGCGATTGAAAAGAAACCGTTTAAGTCGCGGCCTTATGATATTCCACTACGGGCTTTAATTGCCCGTGATGTGACTGGGCTGATGATGGCGGGCCGGTGTATCAGCGGTGATTTTATTGCACATAGCAGTTACCGAGTTACTGGGAATGCGGTAGCGATGGGGGAAGCAGCAGGTGTGGCTTCAGCACTTGCTGCTACAACGCAGAAACTGCCTCATGAGGTCCCCTTCTCTACAGTGGCAAA
- a CDS encoding glycine--tRNA ligase: MKKEMEKIVALCKRRGFIFQSSEIYGGLQGFWDYGPLGVELKRNVREAWWSDMITTHNELVAPAGAPKPFAMTGVETTIIMHPSVWKSSGHFDLFHDFMVDSKESKARFRVDHVSVAVAYASDSSPVACETYMADIGEEGLSKTKRKRLEKAITEYEKEQGIAVSETHQISVCNLMEYSKMLRDADIPATGKLEARCPETGGELTEPREFNLMFKTIIGALSGEEGTAFLRPETAQGMFVNFKNVVDSGRVKIPFGIAQIGKSFRNEITPRNYTFRSREFEQMEMEFFCHPDESFEWYKYWRDRRYNWYIKHGIAEDNLILRDHTQEELAHYSVGTADVEYAFPFMEENEYGELEGVAHRGDFDLRSHMEGKLVREGDQLVVEQNEHGQPKYKGSGKDLTYFDDQTRERFTPHVIEPAAGADRATLAFLCEAYYEDEQPDEKGNMQTRTVMRFHPKLAPVKAAVFPLIKKAGMPEVASSIYQRLKSAGVQAVYDQQGAIGRRYRRQDEIGTPFCLTVDGDTEQDNCVTLRDRDTLEQVRVPIDDVVTEIQKRLNG; encoded by the coding sequence ATGAAAAAAGAGATGGAGAAAATTGTTGCGTTGTGCAAACGGCGTGGATTCATTTTTCAGTCTTCAGAAATTTATGGTGGCCTTCAAGGTTTCTGGGATTATGGTCCCTTAGGAGTTGAACTCAAACGTAATGTCAGAGAAGCCTGGTGGTCTGACATGATTACAACGCACAATGAATTGGTTGCTCCCGCAGGTGCTCCGAAGCCCTTTGCCATGACCGGTGTCGAAACGACGATTATTATGCATCCCAGTGTCTGGAAAAGCTCCGGCCATTTTGATTTGTTTCATGATTTTATGGTCGACTCGAAAGAATCCAAGGCGCGTTTCCGTGTCGATCATGTTTCTGTTGCCGTCGCATATGCGTCCGATAGTTCTCCCGTTGCCTGTGAGACTTATATGGCAGATATTGGAGAAGAAGGTCTTTCAAAAACGAAACGTAAACGTTTGGAAAAGGCAATTACGGAGTATGAAAAAGAGCAAGGGATTGCTGTCAGTGAAACTCATCAAATATCTGTCTGTAACCTGATGGAATACAGCAAGATGCTCAGGGATGCCGATATTCCAGCAACTGGAAAACTGGAAGCGCGTTGTCCCGAAACTGGTGGAGAACTGACTGAACCACGTGAGTTTAACTTAATGTTTAAAACGATTATTGGTGCATTGTCTGGCGAAGAAGGAACCGCCTTCCTGCGTCCGGAGACAGCGCAAGGAATGTTTGTGAATTTCAAAAATGTGGTTGATAGCGGACGAGTGAAAATTCCATTTGGAATTGCTCAGATCGGAAAAAGTTTTCGCAATGAAATTACGCCGCGCAACTACACGTTTCGCTCTCGTGAATTTGAGCAGATGGAAATGGAGTTCTTCTGTCATCCGGATGAGTCATTTGAGTGGTACAAGTATTGGCGAGATCGTCGTTATAACTGGTATATCAAACATGGCATTGCAGAAGACAATTTGATTCTCCGTGATCATACACAAGAGGAACTCGCTCACTACTCTGTCGGTACAGCCGATGTTGAGTATGCGTTTCCTTTCATGGAGGAGAATGAATATGGTGAACTTGAAGGGGTAGCCCATCGCGGCGATTTCGATTTGCGTTCACACATGGAGGGTAAACTAGTTCGTGAAGGAGATCAATTGGTGGTCGAGCAGAATGAACATGGTCAGCCCAAATACAAAGGAAGTGGTAAGGATTTGACTTACTTTGATGACCAGACACGAGAACGATTTACACCGCATGTGATTGAGCCCGCCGCAGGTGCAGATCGCGCCACACTCGCGTTTCTTTGTGAAGCATACTACGAAGACGAGCAACCCGATGAAAAAGGCAACATGCAGACTCGAACGGTGATGCGGTTCCATCCCAAGTTGGCTCCCGTGAAAGCAGCGGTGTTTCCTTTAATCAAAAAAGCCGGTATGCCGGAAGTGGCGTCGTCAATCTATCAACGTTTGAAATCTGCAGGGGTTCAGGCCGTTTATGATCAGCAAGGAGCGATTGGACGCCGTTATCGGCGTCAGGATGAAATTGGAACTCCTTTCTGCTTGACTGTGGATGGTGATACCGAACAAGATAATTGTGTTACCTTACGTGATCGTGATACACTGGAACAGGTGCGTGTTCCCATTGATGACGTCGTGACCGAAATTCAAAAACGACTCAATGGCTAA
- a CDS encoding 2-phosphosulfolactate phosphatase, with the protein MPTEIRTCLLPLLSQPDEFSGSVAVILDILRASSTIAYALNSGAKSVVPCQEVEEAHLVAERLRKSEGAQVLLGGERLGVMIEGFDLDNSPARYPAEIVDGKSIVFTTSNGTRALKRAFQAKRILIGSFLNLDALVKELSNLDGIICLVCAGTDGSVTGEDCLCAGAIAVELQNLSDQALALDDSTRIVADYYRLQTSKEDGILSAMRASIGGRNLIQRGFETDIQLCSQRGLISAVPEFKQASGKITL; encoded by the coding sequence ATGCCAACTGAGATTCGAACCTGTTTATTACCATTGTTGTCACAACCTGATGAGTTTTCAGGAAGTGTTGCGGTGATTTTGGATATCTTGCGTGCTTCTTCCACGATTGCATATGCCTTAAATTCAGGTGCAAAATCAGTGGTTCCCTGCCAGGAAGTTGAAGAAGCGCATCTGGTTGCTGAAAGACTGAGGAAATCAGAAGGAGCTCAGGTTTTACTGGGGGGAGAGCGATTGGGAGTGATGATCGAGGGATTTGATCTGGATAACTCCCCTGCCCGTTATCCAGCTGAAATTGTTGATGGGAAAAGTATTGTTTTTACAACCAGTAATGGAACAAGAGCTCTGAAACGAGCTTTTCAGGCAAAGCGGATCTTGATCGGTTCATTTCTAAACCTGGATGCCCTTGTTAAAGAGCTGAGTAACTTAGATGGTATTATCTGTCTTGTTTGTGCTGGGACTGATGGCAGCGTGACAGGAGAGGACTGTTTATGCGCAGGGGCGATTGCCGTGGAACTTCAGAATCTCTCTGATCAGGCATTGGCTTTGGATGATTCGACTCGCATTGTGGCAGACTACTATCGCTTACAGACATCAAAGGAAGATGGGATTTTATCAGCGATGCGTGCCAGTATCGGAGGCCGAAACTTGATTCAACGTGGCTTTGAAACGGATATTCAACTATGTTCGCAACGTGGTCTCATTTCTGCTGTCCCTGAATTTAAGCAGGCATCAGGAAAAATTACATTGTAG
- the purD gene encoding phosphoribosylamine--glycine ligase, with protein sequence MKVLVIGQGGREHALAWKLAQSESVSQVFCAPGNAGTQSEATNVAINVSDIPRMVSFAKEESIRLAVVGPEVPLVEGMADALREAGVAVFGPSKAAAELEGSKSFAKQMMWKANVPTAKSETFFNFEAAEAYLEDREEQPLVIKADGLAAGKGVILCDTKQEALDAIKSLMRIKEFGDAGNTIIIEEKLIGQEVSILAIVSGSTIIPLETSQDHKAAHDGDKGPNTGGMGAYSPAPLVTESMMDEIIEKILVPMVNVMKIEDRAFNGILYAGLMITNQGPKVLEFNVRFGDPEAQPVLMRLKTDLGELLLAAAEERLESIDPLEWDERPTVCVVMASEGYPGDYEKGKVIRGLDEAAQLSDTKVFHAGTTMQEGQVVTDGGRVLGVTAIGETIGEAKLKAYQAVKCIRWDGAWCRKDISDKAR encoded by the coding sequence ATGAAAGTTTTAGTGATTGGTCAGGGGGGCCGTGAGCATGCTCTGGCTTGGAAACTGGCTCAGTCTGAGAGTGTCAGTCAGGTTTTTTGTGCGCCGGGAAATGCCGGAACACAGTCAGAAGCGACAAACGTTGCTATTAATGTCTCGGATATACCCAGGATGGTATCGTTTGCTAAAGAAGAGTCGATTCGGTTGGCTGTTGTTGGACCTGAGGTACCTCTAGTGGAAGGCATGGCGGATGCATTACGTGAGGCGGGAGTTGCTGTATTTGGTCCCTCGAAAGCAGCAGCAGAACTGGAAGGCAGCAAGTCATTTGCGAAGCAGATGATGTGGAAAGCCAATGTTCCAACGGCAAAGTCAGAAACTTTTTTCAACTTTGAAGCAGCCGAGGCTTATCTGGAAGATCGTGAAGAGCAGCCATTAGTGATCAAGGCAGATGGTTTGGCAGCCGGTAAGGGAGTTATACTTTGCGATACTAAACAGGAAGCCCTTGATGCGATCAAGTCTTTGATGAGAATCAAGGAATTTGGAGATGCTGGTAACACAATCATTATTGAAGAAAAATTGATTGGTCAGGAAGTCAGTATTCTGGCAATTGTGAGTGGTTCCACCATTATCCCTTTAGAGACATCACAGGATCACAAGGCGGCTCATGATGGTGATAAAGGTCCCAATACCGGTGGAATGGGAGCCTATAGTCCAGCGCCATTGGTGACAGAATCAATGATGGACGAGATCATTGAAAAGATTCTGGTTCCTATGGTGAACGTAATGAAAATTGAAGACCGTGCTTTTAACGGGATACTCTATGCGGGTTTGATGATTACAAATCAAGGACCGAAAGTTCTCGAATTTAATGTTCGCTTTGGTGATCCAGAAGCGCAGCCCGTGCTGATGCGACTCAAGACCGATCTGGGAGAACTTTTACTAGCTGCAGCAGAAGAGCGGCTTGAAAGTATCGATCCGCTGGAATGGGATGAACGTCCGACAGTCTGCGTGGTTATGGCTTCAGAAGGTTATCCCGGTGACTACGAAAAAGGAAAAGTGATTCGGGGTTTGGATGAAGCAGCACAGTTATCGGATACCAAAGTTTTTCATGCGGGAACAACAATGCAAGAAGGTCAGGTCGTCACAGATGGTGGCCGAGTTTTGGGAGTGACTGCCATTGGAGAAACCATCGGCGAGGCGAAACTGAAAGCCTATCAGGCGGTCAAATGTATCAGATGGGATGGTGCCTGGTGTCGAAAAGATATTTCAGACAAAGCACGTTGA
- a CDS encoding aspartate-semialdehyde dehydrogenase: protein MFDTVAILGATGAVGHIMRKLLEDRKFQANQFRFLASARSAGKTLEFQGKTYTLEELTKDSFEGVELVISSTPDDTAAEFLPSAIEAGAIVIDESGYWRMKPEVALVIPEINPEAALEAKGIIASPNCSTTQMVMALKPLHDASPVRRVIVSTYQATSGAGVVGTSDLMEGSRAFLDGEDHEYQAFQHPIAFNAIPQIGSEKEAGYTSEEMKMVYETRKILGDDTILINPTCVRIPVANCHSETITVETERSISPEEAHQLFEEFPGITVVDDLKNFSYPLPSTCDGSDEVFIGRIRRDISSPNGLSFWCVSDNLRKGAATNAVQIAELLAKHRACT, encoded by the coding sequence GTGTTTGATACTGTCGCCATTCTTGGTGCCACGGGTGCCGTTGGGCATATTATGCGAAAACTGCTGGAAGATCGTAAATTTCAAGCAAATCAATTTCGGTTCCTGGCATCAGCGCGATCTGCCGGTAAAACTCTAGAATTCCAAGGGAAAACCTATACCCTTGAAGAATTAACTAAAGATTCCTTTGAGGGAGTTGAACTGGTGATTTCGTCTACTCCCGACGACACTGCAGCTGAGTTCCTACCATCGGCAATTGAAGCGGGCGCGATTGTGATTGACGAGTCAGGCTACTGGCGAATGAAACCTGAAGTGGCACTTGTCATTCCTGAAATCAACCCAGAAGCAGCTTTGGAAGCAAAAGGCATCATTGCCAGCCCTAACTGTTCAACAACTCAGATGGTCATGGCCTTAAAACCTCTCCACGACGCGTCTCCCGTTCGAAGGGTGATAGTCAGCACTTATCAAGCGACCAGTGGAGCAGGAGTCGTTGGCACCAGCGATCTTATGGAAGGTTCGCGCGCATTCTTAGACGGTGAAGACCATGAGTATCAAGCCTTTCAACACCCGATTGCCTTTAACGCCATTCCTCAAATCGGTAGTGAAAAAGAAGCGGGATACACCAGCGAAGAAATGAAAATGGTGTATGAAACCCGTAAAATTCTCGGAGATGACACAATACTAATCAATCCGACTTGCGTTCGCATTCCGGTTGCTAACTGTCACAGTGAAACAATCACGGTCGAAACAGAGCGTTCTATTTCTCCTGAAGAAGCACACCAGCTATTCGAAGAATTCCCTGGAATTACGGTGGTAGATGACCTGAAGAATTTCTCGTATCCGCTTCCCTCCACCTGTGATGGCAGTGATGAAGTCTTCATTGGTCGCATCCGCCGTGATATCTCTTCTCCGAATGGACTCAGCTTCTGGTGTGTAAGTGACAATCTGCGTAAAGGTGCTGCCACAAATGCTGTCCAGATTGCAGAGTTGCTCGCAAAACATCGAGCCTGCACTTAA
- the lysA gene encoding diaminopimelate decarboxylase, producing the protein MNTFHYQNGELFCENVPVTRLAEEFGTPLWIYSKSAFLSRLKEIQDAFAEVDPVICYSVKANGNLSILKTMNDAGSSFDVVSGGELFRVQQAGADTSRVVFAGVGKTDEEIRQALKADILMFDVESEAELDAIATIAEELGCIGRVALRLNPDIDAKTHRKTTTGKKGNKFGMDIERATELADKVLNDDRLELTGIHMHLGSPILSTDPYAKAVKKGAEVIAQLREKGHKTNWLNLGGGFGISYKTNEGPSAQTYADVIVPTIKEIGCRLALEPGRFIAGNSGVLISQIVFTKREGGKLFYIQDGGMTDLIRPAMYDSYHRVWPVKSAIPMPLDCEGEIAGCEPADVVGPVCESCDYFAKDRYLPPMQRADYLCTFSAGAYGSVMSSNYNARPRSVEILVDGSDYQVIRRRETYEELIALEQV; encoded by the coding sequence ATGAATACGTTTCATTATCAGAACGGTGAGCTCTTCTGCGAAAATGTTCCCGTCACCAGATTGGCCGAAGAATTTGGTACACCGCTTTGGATCTATTCAAAATCAGCTTTTCTCAGCCGTCTGAAGGAAATTCAGGATGCTTTTGCAGAGGTCGATCCTGTCATCTGTTATTCCGTCAAGGCTAACGGAAATCTGAGCATTTTAAAAACGATGAATGATGCCGGCAGTAGTTTCGATGTGGTTTCAGGAGGGGAACTGTTCCGTGTCCAACAAGCAGGTGCCGATACATCACGTGTTGTGTTCGCAGGCGTTGGAAAAACCGATGAAGAAATCCGCCAGGCTTTAAAAGCCGATATTCTGATGTTTGATGTAGAAAGTGAGGCCGAACTCGACGCCATTGCCACAATTGCAGAGGAACTCGGCTGCATCGGTCGAGTCGCATTACGTCTAAACCCTGATATCGATGCTAAAACTCACCGTAAAACTACCACTGGGAAAAAGGGCAATAAATTTGGGATGGACATCGAACGAGCCACAGAGCTGGCCGACAAAGTCCTGAATGATGACCGACTGGAACTTACAGGAATTCATATGCATCTTGGATCTCCGATTCTTTCAACTGATCCTTATGCCAAAGCGGTCAAGAAAGGCGCTGAAGTCATTGCCCAGCTCCGTGAAAAGGGACATAAAACCAACTGGTTGAATCTGGGAGGTGGATTTGGAATCAGCTATAAAACCAATGAAGGACCTTCGGCTCAGACATATGCTGATGTCATCGTTCCTACAATCAAAGAAATCGGATGCCGCCTGGCTTTGGAACCTGGACGTTTTATTGCAGGAAACTCGGGTGTTTTAATCAGCCAGATTGTCTTCACCAAACGGGAAGGGGGTAAACTCTTTTACATACAGGATGGGGGCATGACAGATTTGATTCGTCCCGCTATGTACGACTCTTATCACCGAGTCTGGCCAGTGAAGTCTGCGATTCCCATGCCTCTCGACTGTGAAGGGGAAATTGCAGGCTGTGAACCCGCTGACGTTGTTGGTCCGGTCTGTGAATCTTGTGACTATTTCGCGAAAGACCGTTATCTTCCTCCGATGCAACGTGCTGACTATCTTTGCACATTCAGCGCAGGAGCCTATGGATCAGTGATGAGTAGTAATTACAACGCTCGGCCCCGCAGTGTCGAAATATTGGTAGATGGGAGTGACTACCAGGTGATTCGCCGACGGGAAACATACGAGGAACTCATCGCTTTAGAGCAAGTATAG
- a CDS encoding HEAT repeat domain-containing protein, which translates to MSLKNRILATFALAFLCALSALTRAWTQDKVPPQNQDPDSNFNLTADDLLLTKPETPEQLMRAVVQLTDLGQATSAKPYLKQLMKADIDNETVLMLRDKYGPAAFIALANNKTLQPESTELLKKMEVAFRAYATDPARIDGLINDLTGSPTDRAIAIIELKSAGAIVASPILKRLGKSEDPTTKDELAFALSQLGSPVVQPLIAALRSPNLNIRKVATDVLGDIGDPAAILYLWNPAFSQSQPKSIQISARIALAKLLGKDPRKTEELNRHGAQLELKKAAIRLYQTYNDQSENQKVWVWDSKQETVVQKEIPAEETNLTLGLRFAKEALEMSPDREDVQTLYLAMALAMDAYSVGWNNPLPQGKGTAFNLALLSGPKAVSQVLALAMKNGHTPSAIAALKALGQIGSRTLLYEKLDKHSSVIAALNYPDRRVQFAAATAIMQLDPTKTFPGATRVIAILTRALRGEGSQSAIVIDSSVPRAQSMAGTFNELGYNTQPYQTGKAGFKAATSRMDIEFIALEANIARWGLSQTIANLRADSRTANIPIIIYGPLRLKNKIEYSIRRYPLVHYIVESNDSKDVGNQIRPFLSSLKTPELTGDIRTEYRKAALYWLSHIASSQRTNIYDLEPAEKPLLQLVPDRDLASNALITLGGIPTRSAQADLVKVIVNNVIKADVKEIAALQLAFHIQKYGLLVDSMQVAEIQKAYQAAQDPDLNTALASVLGTLQPDNKIVGERLQKFQPEKNTP; encoded by the coding sequence ATGTCTTTAAAAAATCGGATCCTGGCAACTTTTGCTCTGGCGTTCCTCTGCGCCTTGAGTGCATTAACGCGTGCCTGGACACAAGATAAAGTACCTCCCCAAAATCAGGATCCGGATTCCAATTTCAACTTAACCGCTGATGACTTGCTGCTTACTAAACCCGAAACCCCCGAGCAACTCATGCGGGCCGTCGTTCAACTCACAGACCTCGGTCAAGCAACTTCTGCGAAGCCGTATCTTAAACAGTTGATGAAAGCAGACATCGATAATGAAACGGTGTTGATGCTACGAGATAAATATGGCCCGGCTGCATTCATTGCTTTGGCGAACAATAAAACATTACAACCTGAATCAACTGAGCTGCTCAAAAAGATGGAAGTGGCTTTTCGTGCTTATGCCACTGACCCTGCCCGTATTGACGGGTTAATCAATGACCTCACAGGCTCACCAACAGATCGCGCCATTGCGATCATTGAATTGAAATCAGCAGGTGCTATTGTTGCGTCTCCGATCTTGAAGCGATTGGGGAAAAGCGAAGATCCGACCACCAAGGATGAATTGGCATTTGCGCTGTCGCAATTAGGTTCACCCGTAGTTCAACCATTAATCGCCGCTCTACGTTCTCCCAATCTCAATATCCGTAAAGTAGCCACTGATGTGCTTGGAGATATTGGTGATCCAGCTGCAATCCTTTATCTCTGGAATCCGGCTTTTTCGCAAAGTCAACCTAAAAGTATTCAAATCTCCGCCCGCATTGCATTGGCAAAACTACTTGGAAAAGATCCTCGTAAGACAGAAGAGCTTAACCGACATGGTGCACAACTGGAATTGAAAAAGGCTGCCATTCGCTTATACCAAACCTATAATGATCAGTCAGAGAATCAAAAAGTCTGGGTCTGGGATTCCAAACAAGAGACAGTCGTACAAAAAGAGATTCCTGCAGAAGAAACAAATTTAACTCTAGGTCTGCGTTTTGCCAAAGAAGCTTTGGAAATGTCTCCCGACCGCGAAGACGTACAGACACTCTATTTAGCAATGGCGCTCGCGATGGACGCCTATAGTGTTGGTTGGAATAACCCGCTTCCACAAGGCAAGGGGACTGCATTCAATTTAGCCCTGCTATCGGGACCTAAAGCTGTCAGCCAGGTCCTTGCTTTAGCAATGAAAAACGGACACACTCCCAGTGCCATTGCCGCTCTTAAAGCATTAGGTCAGATCGGTTCACGCACTCTTCTTTATGAAAAACTGGATAAGCATTCTTCGGTCATTGCTGCTTTGAACTATCCTGATCGTCGAGTCCAATTTGCCGCTGCAACAGCAATCATGCAACTTGATCCAACCAAAACGTTTCCAGGCGCTACACGGGTGATCGCCATTCTCACGCGAGCCTTACGCGGAGAAGGTTCACAATCAGCAATTGTAATTGATTCCAGCGTGCCACGCGCTCAATCTATGGCTGGTACCTTTAATGAACTTGGATATAACACTCAACCTTATCAGACAGGAAAAGCAGGATTTAAAGCAGCCACAAGTCGCATGGATATCGAATTCATTGCTCTGGAAGCCAATATTGCACGTTGGGGACTTTCTCAAACGATTGCCAATCTGCGAGCTGATTCCCGAACAGCAAATATACCGATAATCATCTACGGCCCACTTCGCCTGAAGAACAAAATAGAATATTCAATCCGACGTTATCCTTTGGTTCATTACATTGTCGAATCGAATGATTCTAAAGATGTAGGAAATCAAATCAGACCTTTTTTGAGTAGCTTGAAAACTCCAGAGTTGACCGGAGACATCCGGACTGAATACCGAAAGGCTGCGCTTTATTGGCTCTCTCACATCGCATCCAGTCAACGCACCAACATTTATGACCTGGAACCAGCTGAAAAACCCTTATTGCAATTAGTACCTGACCGAGACTTGGCATCGAATGCACTGATTACCCTTGGAGGCATCCCAACACGCTCTGCTCAGGCAGACCTGGTGAAAGTCATTGTAAATAATGTAATCAAAGCCGATGTCAAAGAAATTGCCGCTCTGCAACTTGCTTTTCATATTCAGAAATACGGATTGCTGGTTGATTCCATGCAGGTTGCTGAAATCCAAAAAGCATATCAGGCAGCACAAGATCCAGATTTGAACACCGCACTGGCTTCGGTTTTAGGCACACTTCAGCCTGATAATAAAATCGTTGGAGAACGACTACAAAAGTTTCAACCAGAGAAAAACACCCCTTAA